In Haloterrigena turkmenica DSM 5511, a single genomic region encodes these proteins:
- a CDS encoding ATP-binding protein — protein MDRRVRFVSASGPRRTIAALGGLYVALALSLAVVLLLGNADGSEVVGRFVMVAAPGLALLVGSRRVREMDLHPDAAPRIVIWTAGGIGVMSAVVVMMELISPSGVDNPAFAVPLATALGSLGGFAVGVHDARVKTRERELEETVERLRTSNERLEEFAYAASHDLQEPLRMVSSYLMLLDQRYADDLDEDAREYIDFAVDGADRMRAMIDSLLEYSRVTRGDPLESTDADAVLEDVRTDLQLRIEETDATITADDLPTVLADADQLAQVFRNLLANALEYSGDEPPRIHVGAERTGDEWRFSVADEGIGIEPEYHERIFSVFEQLHAGEEVSSEAGGIGLALCERIVERHGGEIWVESDLDAGATFHFTLPAVEDREDQRPNTAARGPARG, from the coding sequence ATGGATCGACGGGTGCGATTCGTTTCGGCGAGCGGTCCGCGACGGACGATCGCGGCGTTGGGCGGATTGTACGTCGCACTGGCGCTCTCACTGGCGGTCGTTCTCCTGCTGGGGAACGCGGACGGTTCCGAAGTCGTCGGGCGGTTCGTGATGGTCGCCGCTCCGGGACTCGCGTTACTGGTCGGTAGCCGTCGAGTGCGAGAGATGGACCTCCATCCCGACGCGGCGCCGCGGATCGTGATCTGGACGGCCGGTGGAATCGGCGTCATGAGCGCCGTCGTAGTGATGATGGAGCTGATCTCGCCCAGCGGCGTGGACAATCCCGCCTTCGCCGTCCCGCTCGCGACGGCGCTCGGGAGTCTCGGCGGATTCGCCGTCGGCGTTCACGACGCGCGGGTCAAAACGCGGGAACGCGAACTCGAGGAGACCGTCGAGCGGCTACGGACGTCGAACGAGCGCCTCGAGGAGTTCGCGTACGCCGCCAGCCACGACCTCCAGGAGCCCCTACGGATGGTCTCGAGCTACCTCATGTTACTGGACCAGCGGTACGCCGACGACTTGGACGAGGACGCCCGGGAGTACATCGACTTCGCGGTCGACGGCGCCGACCGGATGCGCGCGATGATCGACAGCCTGCTCGAGTACTCGCGCGTGACCCGCGGCGACCCGCTCGAGTCGACCGACGCCGACGCGGTGCTCGAGGACGTCCGTACCGACCTCCAGTTGCGCATCGAGGAGACCGACGCGACGATCACCGCCGACGATCTGCCGACGGTCCTCGCGGACGCGGACCAGCTCGCGCAGGTGTTCCGAAACCTCCTCGCGAACGCGCTCGAGTACAGCGGCGACGAACCGCCGCGGATTCACGTCGGGGCCGAGCGAACGGGCGACGAGTGGCGGTTTTCGGTCGCCGACGAGGGGATCGGAATCGAGCCCGAGTACCACGAACGGATCTTCAGCGTGTTCGAGCAACTCCACGCCGGCGAGGAGGTCTCGAGCGAGGCCGGTGGGATCGGGCTAGCGCTCTGTGAGCGCATCGTCGAGCGCCACGGTGGCGAGATCTGGGTCGAGTCGGATCTCGACGCGGGCGCTACGTTTCACTTCACACTACCCGCTGTCGAGGACCGCGAGGATCAGCGACCGAACACGGCAGCTCGGGGTCCCGCTCGCGGCTAG
- a CDS encoding spermidine synthase, with protein sequence MTARTALSYRPAKPELAVFVSGITSMGIEILALRIVAPQFGSHIYTVGGIMTVCLAALSLGYWQGGKRAIDATNREMTWLLLGTAVYMAVVIYASDMLLSQTAALALPARYAALPSSIILFGPPTYLLGFISPYAAELSRKESTGEASGHVYALGTIGSILGSAATTFVLIPALTVNTIGLVFGITLVATAIAIEAPSLPQKPTLASVGIAVLLVVATGAGPVALDHRGDVVYQTQTAYQELEVVDNGDVRTLYLDGARHSAMDLEEPDRHVFEYTKYFHLPMLMTDDVDDVDNVLFIGGGGYTGPKDFERRYDVDVDVVEIDPQVTETAEEYFRLEHGENMTSHTIDGKQYLQNTDETYDVIVLDAYKKDQVPFHLTTIEFMELASDRLADDGIFHANVIAAPSGSAGEFYRAQWKTMDEAFGGTYAFRTSNTNEIQNIEIAATNAETDFSEADLAERNDERDLGINLSDEVDHYMDAPDTSDAPVLRDDRGGVDSLLDPMLGQRYVIEETEDGSSAGGDGGGSAAPAVALGTTPLVVAAAPKKRARVER encoded by the coding sequence ATGACCGCGCGGACCGCGCTCTCCTATCGACCCGCGAAGCCCGAACTCGCCGTCTTCGTCTCGGGGATCACCAGCATGGGGATCGAAATCCTCGCCCTCCGGATCGTCGCGCCGCAGTTCGGCAGCCACATCTACACCGTCGGCGGCATCATGACGGTCTGTCTCGCGGCGCTGAGCCTGGGCTACTGGCAGGGCGGCAAACGGGCGATCGATGCGACCAACCGGGAGATGACGTGGCTGTTGCTCGGGACGGCGGTGTACATGGCGGTCGTGATCTACGCCAGCGACATGCTGTTGAGCCAGACCGCCGCGCTGGCGTTACCGGCGCGATACGCCGCCCTTCCCTCGTCGATCATCCTGTTCGGTCCGCCGACCTACCTGCTCGGCTTCATCAGCCCCTACGCGGCCGAACTCTCCAGAAAGGAGAGCACCGGCGAGGCGTCGGGCCACGTCTACGCGCTGGGGACGATCGGCAGTATCCTCGGCTCGGCCGCGACGACGTTCGTCCTCATCCCCGCGCTGACCGTCAACACTATTGGCCTCGTCTTCGGCATCACCCTCGTCGCGACGGCGATCGCCATCGAGGCGCCGTCGCTGCCCCAGAAGCCGACGCTCGCGAGCGTCGGAATCGCGGTTCTGCTCGTCGTTGCAACCGGCGCCGGACCGGTCGCGCTCGACCACCGCGGCGACGTCGTCTACCAGACCCAGACCGCCTATCAGGAACTCGAGGTCGTCGACAACGGCGACGTCCGGACGCTGTACTTAGACGGCGCTCGCCACAGCGCGATGGATCTCGAGGAACCCGACCGCCACGTCTTCGAGTACACGAAGTACTTCCACCTGCCGATGCTCATGACTGACGACGTCGATGACGTCGATAACGTGCTGTTCATCGGCGGGGGCGGCTACACCGGGCCGAAGGACTTCGAGCGCCGGTACGACGTCGACGTAGACGTCGTCGAAATAGACCCGCAGGTGACCGAGACCGCCGAGGAGTACTTCCGTCTCGAGCACGGCGAGAACATGACGTCCCACACCATCGACGGCAAGCAGTACCTCCAGAACACCGACGAGACCTACGACGTGATCGTCCTCGACGCCTACAAGAAGGATCAGGTCCCCTTCCACCTGACCACCATCGAGTTCATGGAACTCGCCTCTGATCGGCTGGCCGACGACGGGATCTTCCACGCCAACGTCATCGCCGCGCCGAGCGGTTCCGCCGGCGAGTTCTACCGCGCCCAGTGGAAGACGATGGACGAAGCCTTCGGCGGCACGTACGCGTTCCGGACCTCGAACACGAACGAGATCCAGAACATCGAAATCGCGGCGACCAACGCCGAGACCGACTTCTCCGAGGCCGACCTCGCCGAGCGAAACGACGAGCGCGACCTCGGCATCAACCTCTCCGACGAGGTCGACCACTACATGGACGCGCCGGACACCTCGGACGCGCCCGTGCTCCGCGACGACCGCGGCGGGGTCGACAGCCTGCTCGATCCGATGCTCGGCCAGCGCTACGTCATCGAGGAGACCGAGGACGGCTCGAGTGCCGGCGGCGACGGCGGTGGCTCGGCCGCACCCGCGGTCGCGCTCGGCACGACCCCGCTCGTGGTCGCGGCCGCTCCGAAGAAACGAGCCAGAGTCGAACGTTAA
- a CDS encoding CobW family GTP-binding protein produces the protein MTDTNTDSDDRIPVTILSGSLGAGKTTLLNHLLSNAGERTLAVLVNDMGEVNVDAELVAEGSELELDDGVAELSNGCICCELQDDLETAVVRLARDRSFDHLVVESSGISEPAPVARLFTTESRVAARYDVDTLVTVLDTPAFLEAFAGEGTPERRGDEGDRPLSDLLVEQVEVSNVVLLNKADLCSEAELAEAEDLVRALQPDAETIRTEFSAVDPDRLLGADRFEPDRVNDLPGWKRALDDTDGPSDRDHGDGGHDHSGHNHPDEVYGVSSFVYRQRRPFHPERFAAFLRDLPQSIVRAKGTAWIADNEMRVAIAQAGPSIRATAQGPWIASLPAVERDMYRSNRPDLEWHDEHGDRRTELVFIGTDYDESALRATLDDALVTDAEWETGHDGPFPDEQGAESVVREP, from the coding sequence ATGACGGACACGAACACGGACTCCGACGACCGGATCCCCGTAACGATCCTCTCCGGGAGCCTGGGGGCCGGAAAGACGACGCTACTCAACCACCTGCTCTCGAACGCCGGCGAGCGAACGCTCGCGGTGCTGGTCAACGACATGGGCGAGGTCAACGTCGACGCTGAACTCGTCGCCGAGGGCTCGGAACTGGAACTCGACGACGGCGTCGCGGAGCTCTCGAACGGCTGTATCTGCTGTGAGCTGCAGGACGACCTCGAGACCGCCGTGGTCAGGCTGGCTCGCGACCGCTCGTTCGATCACCTCGTCGTCGAGTCGTCGGGTATCTCCGAGCCCGCGCCCGTCGCGCGGCTGTTCACGACCGAGTCCCGCGTCGCCGCCCGCTACGACGTCGACACGCTCGTGACTGTCCTCGACACGCCCGCCTTCCTCGAGGCGTTCGCCGGTGAGGGGACGCCCGAACGGCGCGGCGACGAGGGCGACCGGCCGCTGTCGGACCTGCTCGTCGAACAGGTCGAGGTCTCGAACGTCGTGCTGCTCAACAAGGCGGATCTGTGTAGCGAGGCGGAACTCGCGGAGGCCGAGGACCTCGTCCGCGCGCTCCAGCCCGACGCCGAGACGATCCGCACCGAGTTCTCCGCGGTCGATCCCGACCGACTGCTCGGCGCGGACCGCTTCGAGCCCGACCGGGTGAACGATCTCCCAGGCTGGAAGCGCGCGCTGGACGACACAGACGGACCGTCCGATCGCGACCACGGCGACGGCGGTCACGACCACAGCGGCCACAACCACCCCGACGAAGTCTACGGCGTTTCGTCGTTCGTCTACCGACAGCGGCGGCCGTTCCACCCCGAACGGTTCGCGGCGTTCCTCCGGGACCTGCCGCAGTCGATCGTCCGCGCGAAGGGGACCGCCTGGATCGCCGACAACGAGATGCGCGTCGCGATCGCGCAGGCGGGACCGTCGATCAGGGCCACCGCACAGGGCCCCTGGATCGCGAGCCTGCCCGCGGTCGAGCGCGACATGTATCGGTCGAACCGCCCCGACCTCGAGTGGCACGACGAACACGGCGACCGGCGGACCGAACTCGTGTTCATCGGCACCGATTACGACGAGTCGGCCCTGCGGGCCACGCTCGACGACGCGCTGGTGACCGACGCGGAGTGGGAGACCGGTCACGACGGCCCCTTCCCCGACGAGCAGGGCGCGGAGTCGGTCGTCCGCGAGCCCTGA
- a CDS encoding DUF7344 domain-containing protein: MSVTDRPVHPPSASASETGEPEAETSAALSPDETFHILQTFRRRESIRYLLREDGPVKMRDVAEHVAVREHETTVAELTSAQRQRVYIPLYQSHLPKLDTAGVIEYDKPRGIVRPTDRLESFRPYLEAATTPTDAEFGRADREAASNGRRQSVAALGAIVAVLFSIAASALEASGVILGAVLAALVLVAVAVF; encoded by the coding sequence ATGTCAGTTACAGACCGCCCTGTGCATCCGCCGAGCGCCTCCGCCAGCGAGACCGGCGAACCGGAAGCCGAAACGTCCGCAGCCCTCTCCCCCGACGAAACGTTCCACATCCTCCAGACCTTCCGACGACGGGAGTCGATCCGATACCTGCTGCGGGAAGACGGCCCCGTCAAGATGCGCGACGTCGCCGAACACGTCGCCGTGCGGGAACACGAGACGACCGTGGCCGAACTCACCTCCGCGCAGCGCCAGCGCGTCTACATCCCGCTTTACCAGTCGCATCTACCGAAGCTCGACACGGCCGGCGTCATCGAGTACGACAAGCCGCGCGGAATCGTGCGGCCGACCGATCGACTCGAGTCGTTTCGCCCGTATCTCGAGGCGGCAACGACCCCGACGGACGCGGAGTTCGGTCGAGCGGACCGCGAGGCAGCCTCGAACGGACGGCGCCAGTCCGTCGCGGCGCTCGGGGCGATCGTCGCCGTTCTGTTCTCGATCGCGGCGAGCGCGCTGGAGGCCTCCGGCGTGATCCTCGGAGCGGTACTCGCCGCGCTCGTCCTCGTCGCGGTGGCGGTATTCTGA
- a CDS encoding Lrp/AsnC family transcriptional regulator encodes MELDDVNKGILYVLQHDSRQITTREMADRIGVSASTIRNRIERLEEEGVIRGYYPEIDYDNAGLQLHVLFVCSASGVERSALAETARNVSGVVSVQEVLDGTENVRIEAVGTDTDDIARVGDELSAIGLSIANSKVFKSSHRQPFDHFGEQLVDEPE; translated from the coding sequence ATGGAGTTAGATGACGTCAACAAGGGGATCCTGTACGTACTCCAACACGACTCTCGGCAGATCACGACGCGCGAGATGGCGGATCGAATCGGCGTCTCGGCCAGTACGATTCGGAATCGGATCGAGCGACTGGAAGAGGAGGGCGTCATCCGGGGCTACTATCCGGAAATCGACTACGACAACGCGGGGCTCCAGTTACACGTGCTCTTCGTCTGTAGCGCGTCCGGCGTCGAACGGAGCGCGCTCGCCGAAACGGCCAGAAACGTGAGCGGCGTCGTGAGCGTGCAGGAGGTCCTCGACGGGACGGAGAACGTTCGGATCGAAGCCGTCGGGACGGATACCGACGACATCGCTCGCGTCGGCGACGAGTTGAGCGCGATTGGTCTCTCGATCGCCAACTCGAAGGTGTTCAAGAGTTCGCACAGACAGCCGTTCGATCACTTCGGCGAACAACTCGTCGACGAACCAGAATGA
- a CDS encoding polyketide cyclase — MRQVTVARVVDATPAELSEWLDPPTIVRAEGSFTVEAVDDRDDAVVVLATGPGMQFPLRFEDRDGAIYYTQEGDQGPFSHMETWIELEDAADGTRVAIRSSVSLSAPLPFGDRIAAWKRKGECSRLLEALEDAFD, encoded by the coding sequence ATGCGTCAGGTGACGGTCGCTCGAGTCGTCGACGCGACGCCCGCGGAGCTCTCGGAGTGGCTCGATCCGCCGACGATCGTCCGCGCGGAGGGGAGTTTCACCGTCGAGGCGGTCGACGACCGGGACGACGCGGTGGTCGTCCTCGCCACCGGCCCCGGAATGCAGTTCCCGTTGCGGTTCGAGGACCGCGACGGCGCGATATACTACACGCAGGAGGGCGACCAGGGTCCGTTTTCCCACATGGAGACGTGGATCGAACTCGAGGACGCCGCCGACGGGACGCGGGTCGCGATCCGCTCGTCGGTCTCGCTGTCGGCCCCGCTGCCCTTCGGTGACCGGATCGCCGCCTGGAAACGGAAGGGCGAGTGCTCGCGGCTGCTCGAGGCCCTCGAGGACGCGTTCGACTGA
- a CDS encoding redox-regulated ATPase YchF has translation MSTSYRIGLVGKPSVGKSSFFNAATMNDVPEGAYPFTTIDPSVGEAYVRVDCAAPEFDEECTPNVGYCDHGTRFVPTKLVDVAGLIPGAHEGAGLGNQFLSDLNETDVLVHVVDFSGQTDLEGEPTEDHDPRKDIAFLEEELDQWYLDVLEKGINRYESGYTTEEDAIEEELAEQMSAFKTNEDEIKRLIRRIDVGFDPAEWDDEDKLELAREIRTETKPMVIAANKMDTPEAQENYEEITNDPEYDHLTIVPCSAHAEKALKSADKADVVDYRPGDADFEITGDISGDQEQGLEQIRDFLSEYGATGVQAALETALFDVLGVVPVFPGGANGLGNERGEVLPDCYLIPPNSTAEDFAYSLHSDIGDGFLHAIDCRTNRQLGKDYEVESRDVIEVITTN, from the coding sequence ATGAGTACGAGTTACCGGATCGGACTCGTCGGCAAACCTTCCGTCGGCAAGTCCTCCTTCTTCAATGCGGCCACGATGAACGACGTGCCCGAGGGCGCGTACCCGTTCACGACCATCGACCCCAGCGTGGGCGAGGCCTACGTCCGCGTCGACTGTGCGGCCCCCGAGTTCGACGAGGAGTGTACCCCCAACGTCGGCTACTGCGACCACGGGACCCGGTTCGTCCCGACGAAACTCGTCGACGTCGCCGGTCTCATTCCCGGCGCCCACGAGGGCGCGGGCCTCGGCAACCAGTTCCTCAGCGACCTGAACGAGACCGACGTGCTCGTCCACGTCGTCGACTTCTCGGGACAGACCGACCTCGAGGGCGAACCCACTGAGGACCACGACCCGCGGAAGGACATCGCCTTCTTGGAGGAGGAACTCGATCAGTGGTATCTTGACGTCTTGGAGAAGGGGATCAACCGGTACGAGTCCGGGTATACCACCGAGGAGGACGCCATCGAGGAAGAGCTCGCCGAGCAGATGAGCGCGTTCAAGACGAACGAGGACGAGATCAAGCGGCTCATCCGCCGGATCGACGTCGGCTTCGACCCCGCCGAGTGGGACGACGAGGACAAACTCGAACTCGCGCGCGAGATCCGCACGGAGACCAAGCCGATGGTCATCGCGGCGAACAAGATGGACACGCCCGAGGCACAGGAAAACTACGAGGAGATCACGAACGATCCCGAGTACGACCACCTGACGATCGTCCCCTGCAGCGCCCACGCCGAGAAGGCGCTGAAGTCGGCGGACAAGGCCGACGTCGTCGACTACCGCCCCGGCGACGCCGACTTCGAGATCACGGGCGATATTTCGGGCGACCAGGAACAGGGCCTAGAGCAGATCCGGGACTTCCTCTCCGAGTACGGCGCGACGGGCGTCCAGGCGGCCCTCGAGACCGCGCTGTTCGACGTGTTAGGCGTCGTACCGGTGTTCCCCGGCGGCGCGAACGGGCTGGGCAACGAACGGGGTGAGGTGTTGCCCGACTGCTACCTGATCCCGCCGAACTCGACGGCCGAGGACTTCGCGTACAGCCTCCACTCCGACATCGGCGACGGCTTCCTCCACGCCATCGACTGCCGGACGAACCGCCAGCTCGGCAAGGACTACGAAGTCGAGTCCCGCGACGTGATCGAGGTCATCACGACGAACTGA
- a CDS encoding universal stress protein: MYHVLMPVDTNESRAIAQAEYVASLPHAAESVEASILFVFTDETEDLPEEIERYKSASRVASVRRARGRLEEAGVDVTVLERSGEIEADDVLGAADERDADAIVLGGRKRSPVGKAVFGSLTQSVILASDRPVVVTGSEREE, from the coding sequence ATGTACCACGTTCTGATGCCCGTCGACACGAACGAGAGCCGAGCGATCGCGCAGGCCGAGTACGTCGCGTCGCTCCCCCACGCCGCCGAGTCCGTCGAGGCCTCGATCCTGTTCGTCTTCACGGACGAGACCGAGGACCTTCCGGAGGAGATCGAACGCTACAAGTCCGCCTCGCGGGTCGCGTCCGTCCGGCGCGCGCGGGGGCGTCTCGAGGAGGCCGGCGTCGACGTCACCGTCCTCGAGCGCAGCGGCGAAATCGAAGCGGACGACGTTCTCGGGGCGGCCGACGAGCGCGACGCCGACGCCATCGTCCTCGGCGGCCGGAAGCGATCGCCCGTCGGAAAGGCCGTGTTCGGCAGCCTCACGCAGTCGGTGATTCTGGCCAGCGATCGCCCGGTCGTCGTCACCGGCAGTGAGCGCGAGGAGTGA
- a CDS encoding HalOD1 output domain-containing protein, whose translation MTGGTPVAIETLEYEPETNTYRIAYDAGTTPPSLAVASALDSLSDGGRDDAPLYDAIDPDALDRLLSPSDPAETADRRSVAFSARGFRITASSRGYLEVRSDRDGDGAEGPE comes from the coding sequence ATGACGGGAGGAACGCCTGTAGCTATCGAGACGCTCGAGTACGAGCCGGAGACGAATACGTACCGGATCGCGTACGACGCGGGGACGACGCCGCCGAGCCTCGCCGTCGCCTCGGCCCTCGACTCCCTCTCCGACGGCGGACGCGACGACGCGCCGCTGTACGACGCGATCGACCCCGATGCGCTCGATCGACTCCTGTCGCCCTCCGATCCCGCCGAGACCGCGGATCGGCGCTCGGTCGCGTTCTCCGCTCGCGGGTTTCGAATCACCGCGTCCAGCCGAGGCTACCTCGAGGTGCGGTCGGACCGCGACGGAGACGGCGCGGAGGGGCCGGAATGA
- the pdhA gene encoding pyruvate dehydrogenase (acetyl-transferring) E1 component subunit alpha: MAGDAVERAVLEREPDDRIRVLDADGTVVAPELEPDLADATLRSMYRDMYFSRRFDERMISLQRQGRLGTYASLAGQEGSQIGSTYALADDDMLSFQYREHGAIVSRDLPWEYLLYWMGHEDGNAALAEIDVFPLNISIGGHLPHAVGWSWAAKLNDDERASVVHFGDGATSEGDFHEAMNFAGVFDTPTIFVCNNNQWAISIARENQTASATIAQKADAYGFEGVQVDGMDPLASYVVTGAAREKAIAARSGDDGRPRPTLIEAVQYRYGAHTTADDPSVYRDDEEVERWRERDPIDRFETYLRNRGVLDDERIETIESEIEATLEELVDRAESAEADPRGIFEHAYDEPTPRLEAQREDLEALRERHGDDELLDYE; this comes from the coding sequence ATGGCAGGAGACGCCGTAGAGCGCGCCGTTCTCGAGCGCGAACCCGACGATCGGATCCGGGTGCTCGACGCCGACGGGACGGTCGTCGCGCCGGAACTGGAACCCGACCTCGCCGACGCGACGCTGCGGTCGATGTACCGGGATATGTACTTTTCGCGGCGGTTCGACGAGCGGATGATCAGCCTCCAGCGGCAGGGCCGACTGGGAACCTACGCCTCGCTGGCGGGCCAGGAGGGTTCCCAGATCGGGTCGACGTACGCGCTCGCGGACGACGACATGCTCTCCTTTCAGTATCGAGAACACGGGGCCATCGTCTCGCGGGACCTCCCGTGGGAGTACCTGCTGTACTGGATGGGCCACGAAGACGGCAACGCGGCCCTGGCCGAGATCGACGTCTTCCCGCTGAACATCTCGATCGGCGGCCACCTCCCTCACGCGGTCGGCTGGTCGTGGGCCGCGAAGCTCAACGACGACGAACGCGCGAGCGTCGTCCACTTCGGCGACGGAGCCACGTCGGAGGGCGATTTCCACGAGGCGATGAACTTCGCGGGCGTCTTCGACACGCCCACGATCTTCGTCTGTAACAACAACCAGTGGGCCATCTCGATCGCGCGGGAGAACCAGACCGCGAGCGCCACCATCGCCCAGAAGGCCGACGCCTACGGCTTCGAGGGCGTCCAGGTCGACGGGATGGATCCGCTGGCGAGTTACGTCGTCACGGGGGCCGCACGGGAGAAAGCAATCGCCGCTCGCTCCGGCGACGACGGCCGACCGCGACCGACGCTGATCGAGGCCGTCCAGTACCGCTACGGCGCGCACACGACCGCGGACGATCCCTCGGTCTATCGCGACGACGAAGAAGTCGAGCGCTGGCGCGAGCGAGACCCCATCGATCGGTTCGAGACCTACCTCCGGAACCGCGGCGTCCTCGACGACGAGCGGATCGAGACGATCGAGTCCGAAATCGAGGCTACCCTCGAGGAGCTGGTCGATCGGGCCGAGTCCGCCGAGGCCGACCCGCGCGGGATTTTCGAGCACGCGTACGACGAACCGACGCCGCGACTTGAGGCCCAGCGCGAGGACCTCGAGGCGCTGCGGGAACGACACGGCGACGATGAATTACT
- a CDS encoding SDR family oxidoreductase produces the protein MALDRPDLSGKTAFITGTTRGIGKAIALALAEQGCTIVSTGKTSEGDEDYADSDLEGTIERTAREARERGVEALPIQLDVRDEAAVEAAAERAIDEFGTVEIVVNNASAIQLAAVAELPPKRFDLLTDVNVRGTYLVSRAFADHLREADDSWLLANAPPVSIDRAPDLAPYAWSKLGMTFLTLSMASELAADDVGCNAFWPVTAIDTRATRHFGMGTEDDWRSPEIVADAVLEILSRDPASFTGNVVYDEELLREAGLEDFSRYNLTEGDPEPGSAQLFDPDYQRPE, from the coding sequence ATGGCTCTCGATCGACCCGATCTCTCCGGCAAGACGGCGTTCATCACCGGCACGACCCGCGGCATCGGCAAGGCCATCGCGCTCGCGCTGGCCGAGCAGGGCTGTACCATCGTCTCGACCGGCAAAACGAGCGAGGGGGACGAGGACTACGCGGACAGCGACCTCGAGGGGACGATCGAACGGACGGCCCGCGAAGCGCGGGAGCGCGGCGTCGAGGCGCTGCCGATTCAGTTGGACGTCCGCGACGAGGCGGCCGTCGAAGCGGCCGCGGAGCGGGCCATCGACGAGTTCGGGACCGTCGAGATCGTCGTCAATAACGCGAGCGCGATCCAGCTCGCGGCCGTCGCGGAGCTCCCGCCGAAGCGGTTCGACCTCCTGACCGACGTCAACGTACGCGGGACGTACCTCGTCTCGCGGGCGTTCGCGGACCACCTCCGCGAGGCCGACGACTCGTGGCTGCTGGCGAACGCGCCGCCAGTGAGTATCGATCGCGCGCCGGATCTGGCACCGTACGCGTGGTCGAAGCTCGGCATGACCTTCCTCACGCTCTCGATGGCGAGCGAACTCGCGGCCGACGACGTCGGCTGTAACGCCTTCTGGCCCGTGACGGCGATCGATACGCGTGCGACCCGCCACTTCGGGATGGGGACCGAAGACGACTGGCGCAGTCCGGAGATCGTCGCCGATGCGGTCCTCGAGATCCTCTCTCGGGATCCGGCCTCGTTCACCGGAAACGTCGTCTACGACGAAGAACTGTTGCGAGAGGCGGGGCTCGAGGACTTCTCGCGGTACAACCTCACCGAGGGCGACCCGGAGCCCGGATCGGCGCAGCTGTTCGATCCCGACTATCAGCGGCCAGAGTGA
- a CDS encoding ArsA family ATPase encodes MEPFVFFGGKGGVGKTTVSCAYGLKCARDGHRTLVVSTDPAHSVTDVFDQSFDDSPRSVEGIDGLDAMQIDPEDEVTRHLDEIRQNLSEQVSASMVNEINRQLEMAHGTPGAYESALFDRFVDVMRDADDYDRVVFDTAPSGSTLRLLGLPDLLEEWIDRLMYKRRTSIDLFEKAAVGNNEPRRVMDGDPVLRRLEERKAFFEFAGSALHDDAAFFLVLNPDELSLNETRRSIDDLREKGFAVRGLVANKLTPSPDPDENGRGARYLRERVETEEARLETIRSEFEPPLVAEIGWRSAEVKGDLLADVAAELDVETAVEPPTHV; translated from the coding sequence ATGGAACCGTTCGTCTTCTTCGGCGGCAAGGGCGGCGTCGGCAAGACGACCGTCTCGTGCGCCTACGGGCTCAAGTGCGCCCGCGACGGCCACCGGACGCTCGTCGTCTCGACCGACCCGGCCCACTCCGTCACCGACGTGTTCGATCAGTCCTTCGACGACTCACCGCGGTCGGTCGAGGGGATCGACGGCCTCGACGCGATGCAAATCGATCCCGAGGACGAGGTCACGCGCCACTTGGACGAGATCCGCCAGAATCTCTCGGAACAGGTGTCGGCATCGATGGTCAACGAGATCAACCGGCAACTCGAGATGGCCCACGGGACGCCGGGCGCCTACGAGTCGGCGCTGTTCGACCGGTTCGTCGACGTGATGCGCGACGCGGACGACTACGACCGAGTCGTCTTCGACACCGCGCCCTCGGGGAGCACCCTGCGGCTGCTCGGCCTCCCCGACCTGCTCGAGGAGTGGATCGACCGGCTGATGTACAAGCGCCGGACGAGCATCGATCTCTTCGAGAAGGCCGCGGTCGGCAACAACGAACCGCGGCGCGTGATGGACGGTGATCCCGTCCTCCGACGGCTCGAGGAGCGCAAGGCGTTCTTCGAGTTCGCCGGGTCCGCGCTCCACGACGACGCCGCCTTCTTCCTCGTCCTGAATCCGGACGAGCTCTCGCTGAACGAGACCCGTCGATCGATCGACGACCTCAGGGAGAAGGGGTTCGCGGTCCGCGGGCTGGTCGCCAACAAACTCACGCCGTCGCCCGACCCCGACGAGAACGGTCGCGGCGCGCGCTACCTCCGCGAGCGCGTCGAGACGGAGGAAGCGCGACTCGAGACGATCCGCTCGGAGTTCGAGCCGCCGCTGGTCGCCGAGATCGGCTGGCGGAGCGCGGAGGTCAAGGGCGATCTGCTGGCCGACGTCGCGGCCGAACTCGACGTCGAGACGGCGGTCGAACCGCCGACGCACGTCTGA